One window from the genome of Kluyveromyces marxianus DMKU3-1042 DNA, complete genome, chromosome 3 encodes:
- the ILV6 gene encoding acetolactate synthase regulatory subunit, which translates to MLRSRVVPQLAFRSLARAKSSSTSALAYKQLHKNRTRPPLPTIETPSWSTNSAISSILYETPAPSKEPKKQHVLNCLVQNEPGVLSLVSGTLAARGFNIDSLVVCNTEVKDLSRMTIVLQGQDGVIEQARRQIEDLVPVFVVLDYSHSTIIQRELLLARVSLLGAEYFEDLIHHHEQDSNKDTIERIRQKPYHPSNLPLSQVLRLKHEHLNDITNLTANFGGKVVDIAEQSCIVELCAKPSRVSAFLKLVEPFGILEVARSGMMALPRTHLNVSDEEDTQGKINDIVDISQLPPG; encoded by the coding sequence ATGCTTAGATCTAGAGTTGTTCCTCAATTGGCTTTTAGAAGTCTAGCTAGAGCCAAGTCTTCTTCGACTTCTGCTCTAGCATACAAACAGCTGCATAAGAATAGGACTAGACCACCTTTACCAACGATTGAAACTCCATCTTGGTCTACAAACAGTGCTATTTCGTCGATTTTATACGAGACTCCAGCACCATCGAAGGAACCTAAGAAACAGCATGTGTTGAACTGTCTCGTGCAAAACGAACCTGGTGTGTTGTCGTTGGTTTCTGGGACTTTGGCTGCTAGAGGGTTCAATATCGATTCGCTTGTGGTTTGCAACACAGAAGTCAAGGACTTGTCCCGTATGACCATCGTTTTGCAAGGTCAAGACGGTGTCATCGAGCAAGCTAGAAGACAGATCGAGGATTTGGTGCCCGTGTTTGTGGTGTTGGACTACTCGCACTCCACCATAATCCAAAGAGAATTACTTTTGGCAAGAGTCTCGTTGCTTGGAGCCGAATACTTTGAGGATTTGATCCATCACCATGAACAGGATAGCAACAAGGACACAATCGAGAGGATCAGACAGAAGCCATACCACCCTTCGAACCTCCCACTGTCCCAAGTTCTCAGACTCAAACACGAGCATTTGAACGACATCACAAACTTGACTGCCAACTTTGGTGGTAAAGTCGTCGACATTGCAGAACAAAGTTGTATTGTGGAGCTCTGTGCCAAGCCATCGCGTGTTTCAGCTTTCTTGAAGCTTGTGGAACCATTCGGTATCTTGGAAGTCGCCAGATCCGGTATGATGGCCTTACCAAGAACACACCTGAACgtttctgatgaagaagacacCCAGGGTAAGATCAACGATATCGTCGACATTTCCCAATTGCCTCCTGGTTAG
- the GCN1 gene encoding Gcn1p translates to MSKWEEIEPTLYRDCHNSLLKVRLPALTNVLQWLKLEDSKTNEAALGQIFECVLGTYDFYQDKESKNAAISILVQLFEIDDSFLKKITDFVIVTGSSHSGGSKAIMDYLNLMEWILVFMDLVFKKHDASFEAHWTDIIQAYIALVGAIETMLDTHETVKHDENKQNQHRKRLRLCVFQQSTKSFARCLTLERDSNSNIVEDIIPFVLDNYVKLKLSNTGIIVLLGSLVHSVLQCQSKKPIPYNSLEELTEKLVEYIGKEVILAKQPPSAFCLSVFLSEFLHTFVTEEQVSKILIPSFEKANLRAPETSFAASSEFYSAFNSSKINFLGLFVSSKCITQTISSLKSSKEIVRESSLKSLIALLRSLKTDSYDEKALEKLMDELFKSLKSNMNTDYKITISSILVNTPTYSPQVSNIILNGLKNYISKESNEVALEKMLSAFFTHFFSSESADPATISTIKAGFNEKKLPLKKIWFNSFLIHSNSIKLDIADSFEEELIQHLKDIVSNPLRNGEVSTLGCFVYIQRLFELEAEKTLSSIQSIIDENSESYGLMWAYTLLSNGVSFEQRQIAFELFDKSFKRQPSFVGEVVLTALESAVRNSSELLSRISFRRSAPLFTVLSQPLSDKEVSADILKKMLVLSQLSTVNLKNGWAGLVLNSRLDPAEVVRSSGEKMLKDMLADLSDSKVVKSELRDAVVKAIAHISFINPEVISPLLAVAIKTNLNTSKLSAFATEDIQIWKGEEGELVIDVLSAKSSAALTDKNSKDYEILKWQESIKKDQAKKGIKKLTKEEQKLVSDQLKKESEIRARVDNFVVMIKSTIAIISQLTKDATLLDNGLANWFPASVNALLSILQQDNFYSLFENIGFDLFLQLSFLLEDRLGMFSKTVGYATLLVYKVPHLLSELTADAKLQLISTALFKIKHGCRQVPFQSMALTYILPLLVKVMEIGKKVAIKNANKPANRSEFVEEEPEEEQLLLALDIISSHGEAFQDTSIPRSSIISVLLSLLALPSKAKLAKEYFMTLCQNISMTPTEEDLNLLLSSLLTPNQFVQATILEALDDEYDLQPYMSYSPEIYITCFSEDVNNRDVANFIWDSNQFKVTDELAQSLLKFFEQTDSGLRLFTAKAYASAVAQLEKENPGSFTRYFHTLLDFYVQKAEPPKDILDEYGLVKVSAMDQKDPWEARSTTAIALKELCSSFEAYDGSVVEFIHFLIDSGALGDKEELVRQEMKEAGIEVVDYYGSKYLKELMPIFESFLSTSNDVVMKENVVILYGSLARHLEPNDPRIRTIAERLLTSLQTPSEDLQKSISKCLAALVPLFKDSIQEYIDSSFQVLYDSKAPVQIRRGAAWGIAGLVKGYGIAALSEFDVIRYLIEGSEDKKDPRRRESVAYGFECLSISLGKFFEPYVIEVLPNILKNLGDSVPEVREATAQAAKAIMSSTTSFGVKKLIPVAVSNLDDISWRTKRGSVELLGNMAYLDPTQLSASLSTIVPEIVGVLNDSHKEVRKAADESLNRFGEVIRNPEIQKLVPILINAIGDPTKHTEEALDALIQTQFVHYIDGPSLALIIHVIHRGMRDRSANTKRKACKIVGNMAILVDTKDLVPYLQQLIDEVEIAMVDPVPNTRATAARALGALVERLGEEQFPDLIPRLLATLSDNTKSGDRMGSAQALAEVISGLGLSKLDELLPTILSGVTNYRAYVREGFMPLMLFLPVCFGQQFAPYINQIIQPILSGLADTDENIRDTALKAGKLIVKNYANKAIDLLLPELEHGMFDENERIRLSSVQLAGELLFQVTGISSKNEFDEEDGDFNSEIGKQMVEVLGEERRARILSALFVCRSDVSGIVRATTVDIWKALVPNTPRTIKEILPELTSTIVVHLASSSRTLRLIAAQTLGDLVRRVGGNALSQLLPTLKHSLETSSDPNSKQGVCIALHELIQSSNSDSLDEFQDFIVNIICSTVIDEDESVREAAASCFDVYQEVVGKVAIDEIIPFLLNKLKEPESSEYALSALQEIMATKSEVIFPILIPTLLKPPIDSFKANALGSLAEVAGPALYKRISTIINSVVNTLIETDDEDTKHSLEGTLDKILLSVTDNEGLHPLLQQIMALLKHEDSSKRIVMLERLPNFFDNTVLDYSIYTTDIVTNAILSLNESDSRIVEANFHALTSLVKNQDKPMLEKLIKPAKQALLMTGKQGEDLAAFKLTKGPSCVLPIFLHGLMYGSGDEREASALAIADIVSKTPAAGLKSYVTVITGPLIRVVGERFNSDIKAAILFALNILFAKIPQFLRPFIPQLQRTFVKSLSDPTNEVLRLRAAKALGTLIEYQPRVDPLIVELVTGAKQSTSDGVKTAMLKALLETVSKAGSKLNQSSKSNILNLIEEEMLSANDKLAVAYAKLIGSLASILTTEEAEKILRSKVLESSLTEDSGKFGILTLNSFLRDAPEHIFGTGLIDECVAYMINAAESTNAHFSDNGLIAIGKALLLEGETKSPYSSGDVKEPFHLGEENIQKMVSELAKSMLKPNSNSLDSRRLALVVVRTLARFKFEEAIHSNYDILGPSVFSCLRDPIIPIKLAAEKAYLAMFHLVEEEGMETFNSWFSKLEGSTVSNSIGDTLQLRSIGDYTKRVGKRLASVEREKISAGGDAEAMFSDRFEDENEIWAVGGIELNPDA, encoded by the coding sequence ATGTCTAAGTGGGAAGAGATAGAGCCAACTCTTTATAGAGATTGCCACAACTCACTTTTGAAGGTTAGACTTCCGGCATTGACTAACGTCTTACAATGGCTGAAACTGGAAGATTCGAAGACCAATGAAGCAGCATTAGGTCAAATTTTTGAATGTGTGTTAGGAACATATGATTTTTACCAAGACAAAGAGTCGAAGAACGCTGCTATATCAATTTTGGTTCAACTATTTGAGATAGATGACAGctttttaaagaagattACAGACTTTGTGATCGTGACAGGATCGTCACACAGCGGCGGGTCAAAAGCGATTATGgattatttgaatttgatggAGTGGATTCTTGTGTTTATGGATTTGGTGTTCAAGAAGCACGATGCGTCGTTTGAAGCCCACTGGACGGACATCATTCAAGCCTATATTGCATTAGTAGGTGCTATAGAGACTATGTTGGATACCCATGAGACTGTCAAACATGACGAAAACAAGCAAAACCAACATCGTAAGAGATTAAGACTGTGTGTTTTCCAGCAGTCCACTAAGAGCTTTGCTCGTTGCTTGACTTTGGAACGTGATTCGAATTCCAATATTGTTGAGGATATTATACCTTTTGTTTTAGACAACTATGTTAAGCTAAAGCTTTCAAACACAGGTATCATTGTGCTTTTGGGATCATTGGTACATTCTGTGCTTCAATGCCAGTCAAAGAAACCTATTCCATACAACTCTTTGGAAGAGCTGACAGAGAAACTAGTTGAATACATTGGCAAAGAAGTCATTCTTGCAAAACAACCACCTTCTGCATTTTGTTTGAGTGTCTTCTTGAGTGAATTCTTGCATACCTTTGTCACGGAGGAACAAGTCTCGAAGATTTTAATTCCCAGCTTTGAAAAAGCTAATTTACGAGCCCCAGAAACTTCGTTCGCTGCATCTTCGGAATTCTACTCTGCCTTTAATTCAAGCAAAATTAACTTTTTGGGATTATTCGTGTCTTCGAAATGTATAACGCAAACtatttcatctttaaaGAGTTCCAAGGAAATTGTCCGTGAAAGTTCGTTAAAATCGTTAATTGCCCTACTGAGGTCCTTGAAAACCGACTCATACGATGAAAAGGCCTTAGAAAAGTTAATGgatgaacttttcaaaagcttGAAGTCAAATATGAATACCGACTATAAGATTACCATTTCTAGCATTTTGGTCAATACCCCAACTTACTCTCCTCAAGTTTCGAATATTATATTGAATGGCCTCAAAAACTATATCTCCAAAGAATCAAACGAGGTTGCCTTGGAAAAAATGCTCTCTGCCTTCTTCACTCACTTCTTTTCCTCCGAATCTGCAGACCCAGCTACTATCTCTACTATTAAGGCTGGTTTCaacgaaaagaaattaccattgaagaagatatggTTCAACTCTTTCTTGATCCATTCAAATTCCATTAAACTTGATATCGCTGACAGTTTTGAGGAGGAACTCATCCAACATTTGAAGGATATTGTAAGCAATCCACTTAGAAATGGTGAAGTATCTACCTTAGGATGCTTTGTCTACATTCAACGTCTATTTGAGCTAGAAGCTGAGAAGACATTATCTTCTATTCAATCAAttattgatgaaaattCTGAATCATATGGTCTAATGTGGGCTTatactcttctttccaatgGTGTATCTTTTGAACAGAGGCAAATAgcttttgaacttttcgataaatctttcaaaagaCAACCTTCATTCGTAGGAGAAGTTGTCTTAACAGCACTTGAGTCTGCTGTAAGAAATTCTTCCGAGCTACTTTCTCGTATTTCATTCCGTCGTTCGGCCCCATTATTTACCGTCCTTTCCCAACCTCTTTCAGATAAAGAAGTATCTGCCGATATTCTGAAAAAAATGCTAGTACTATCACAATTAAGTACCGTGAATCTAAAGAATGGCTGGGCTGGTCTTGTTCTTAATTCAAGACTAGACCCTGCTGAGGTAGTCAGATCATCGGGTGAAAAAATGTTAAAAGACATGCTTGCTGACCTATCGGATTCCAAGGTTGTTAAATCAGAGCTCAGAGATGCTGTTGTGAAGGCTATTGCTCATATATCATTTATTAATCCTGAAGTGATATCGCCTCTCCTTGCAGTTGCTATTAAAACTAACTTGAATACTTCAAAGTTGTCCGCTTTCGCAACGGAGGATATTCAAATTTGGAAaggtgaagaaggagaaCTAGTCATTGATGTCTTATCTGCCAAGTCTTCTGCGGCACTGACTGACAAAAATTCGAAAGACTACGAAATTTTAAAGTGGCAAGAAAGTATAAAGAAGGACCAAGCCAAGAAGGGTATCAAGAAACTAAccaaggaagaacaaaagcTTGTTTCtgatcaattgaagaaagaatccGAAATAAGAGCAAGAGTCGATAACTTCGTAGTAATGATTAAATCTACGATTGCTATCATCTCTCAACTAACCAAAGATGCTACCTTACTAGATAATGGTTTGGCAAATTGGTTCCCAGCTTCTGTTAATGCTCTACTAAGCATCTTACAACAAGACAATTTCTATTCActatttgaaaatattggaTTCGACTTATTCTTACAATTATCCTTCTTGTTGGAAGACAGATTAGGCATGTTCTCAAAAACTGTTGGATATGCTACTCTTCTAGTGTACAAAGTCCCACATTTATTATCTGAACTAACTGCCGATGCCAAATTGCAATTAATTTCTACTGCATTATTCAAAATTAAACATGGTTGTAGGCAAGTTCCTTTCCAATCAATGGCATTAACATATATCCTTCCTTTACTTGTTAAAGTGATGGAGATCGGTAAGAAGGTTGCCATCAAAAATGCCAATAAGCCCGCTAATCGTAGTGAGTttgtggaagaagaacccgaagaagaacaactaTTATTGGCATTAGATATTATTTCTAGTCATGGAGAAGCCTTCCAAGATACCTCAATTCCTCGTTCTAGTATAATATCGGTGTTACTCTCTCTTTTGGCTCTTCCATCTAAGGCTAAGCTAGCCAAGGAGTATTTCATGACACTATGTCAGAATATCTCAATGACTCCAACGGAGGAAGACCTAAATTTATTATTAAGCAGCTTACTGACCCCAAATCAATTCGTTCAAGCTACTATTTTGGAAGctcttgatgatgaatatgaTCTACAACCTTATATGAGCTACTCCCCTGAAATCTACATTACTTGTTTCAGTGAAGATGTTAATAATAGGGATGTTGCAAACTTTATCTGGGATTCGAATCAGTTCAAGGTAACGGATGAATTAGCCCAATCATTGCTTAAGTTCTTCGAACAAACCGATAGCGGATTGAGATTATTCACAGCTAAAGCATACGCATCCGCTGTTGCACAAttagagaaggaaaacCCTGGCTCTTTTACTCGTTACTTCCACACTCTTCTCGACTTCTATGTGCAAAAAGCTGAGCCTCCAAAAGATATTCTTGATGAATATGGTTTGGTCAAGGTTTCTGCAATGGATCAAAAAGACCCATGGGAAGCTAGAAGTACCACTGCCATTGCATTAAAAGAACTATGTAGCAGTTTCGAAGCTTATGATGGTTCTGTTGTTGAGTTTATTCATTTCCTAATTGACTCTGGTGCCTTGGGCGATAAAGAGGAGTTAGTCCGTCAAGAGATGAAGGAAGCTGGTATAGAAGTTGTGGATTATTACGGAAGtaaatatttgaaggaaCTAATGCcaatatttgaatcattCCTATCTACTTCTAACGATGTCGTTATGAAGGAAAATGTTGTTATTCTTTATGGTTCTTTGGCAAGACATTTAGAACCTAACGATCCAAGAATCAGAACTATCGCAGAGAGGTTGTTAACATCTCTTCAAACACCATCAGAAGATTTGCAAAAATCTATTTCCAAATGTCTTGCAGCTTTGGTACCTTTATTCAAAGATTCTATCCAAGAGTACATCGATTCTTCATTCCAAGTTCTATACGACTCCAAGGCACCTGTACAAATCAGAAGAGGTGCTGCTTGGGGTATTGCAGGTCTTGTTAAAGGTTATGGTATCGCAGCCCTTTCGGAATTTGATGTCATTCGTTATCTAATAGAGGGATCTGAAGATAAGAAGGATCCTCGTCGTAGAGAATCAGTGGCATATGGGTTTGAATGCTTATCTATTAGCTTGGGTAAATTCTTTGAACCCTACGTTATCGAAGTATTGCCAAATATCTTGAAAAACTTAGGTGACTCTGTTCCCGAAGTCCGTGAGGCCACTGCTCAAGCTGCCAAGGCTATCATGTCTTCTACCACCAGTTTCGGTGTTAAAAAGCTAATTCCTGTGGCGGTATCAAACCTTGATGACATTTCGTGGAGAACAAAGAGAGGCTCTGTTGAATTATTAGGTAATATGGCATACTTAGATCCAACTCAATTATCTGCCTCATTATCAACAATTGTTCCGGAAATTGTTGGTGTTTTGAATGATAGTCACAAAGAAGTTAGAAAGGCCGCAGACGAATCCTTGAACAGATTTGGTGAAGTTATCAGAAACCCAGAAATCCAGAAACTAGTACCAATATTGATCAATGCAATTGGTGATCCAACTAAACATACCGAAGAAGCTTTGGACGCTTTGATTCAAACACAATTTGTTCATTACATCGATGGTCCTTCATTGGCATTGATTATTCATGTTATTCACCGTGGTATGAGAGATAGATCTGCAAAcactaaaagaaaagccTGTAAAATTGTTGGTAATATGGCAATTCTTGTTGATACCAAGGATTTGGTTCCATATTTGCAACAATTAATTGATGAGGTCGAAATTGCTATGGTGGATCCTGTTCCAAATACCAGAGCTACTGCTGCTCGTGCTCTTGGTGCATTAGTTGAAAGATTAGGTGAGGAACAATTCCCAGATTTGATTCCACGTTTGTTAGCTACATTAAGTGATAACACTAAATCAGGTGACCGTATGGGTTCTGCACAAGCTTTGGCTGAAGTGATATCTGGGTTGGGTCTATCTAAGCTTGATGAATTGCTTCCAACCATCTTGTCAGGTGTTACCAATTACCGTGCTTATGTTCGTGAAGGTTTCATGCCACTAATGCTTTTCTTGCCGGTTTGTTTCGGTCAACAGTTTGCTCCTTATATCAACCAAATAATTCAACCTATTTTGTCTGGTCTAGCCGATACTGATGAGAACATCCGTGACACTGCATTGAAAGCAGGTAAACTTATCGTTAAGAACTATGCCAACAAGGCTATTGATCTATTGTTACCTGAGCTTGAACATGGTATGTTcgatgaaaatgaaagaatCAGGTTGTCTTCTGTCCAATTGGCAGGTGAACTATTGTTCCAAGTTACAGGTATATCTTCCAAgaatgaatttgatgaagaagatggtgaTTTCAATAGTGAAATTGGTAAGCAAATGGTTGAGGTGTTGGGTGAAGAACGTCGTGCAAGAATTCTATCTGCTCTATTTGTTTGTCGTTCAGATGTTTCTGGTATTGTACGTGCTACAACGGTCGATATTTGGAAGGCTTTGGTTCCAAACACCCCACGTACTATCAAGGAAATTTTACCTGAACTAACTTCGACTATTGTGGTACATCTtgcatcatcttcaagaactttaCGTCTAATTGCTGCACAAACATTGGGTGATTTAGTTCGCCGTGTTGGTGGTAACGCATTGTCTCAATTATTACCAACCTTAAAACACTCTTTAGAAACTTCCTCTGACCCTAACTCGAAACAAGGTGTCTGTATTGCTCTACACGAGCTCATCCAATCTTCTAATAGCGATTCATTGGACGAATTCCAAGATTTCATTGTTAATATCATCTGCTCTACTGTCATCGATGAGGATGAATCTGTCAGagaagctgctgcttcttgttTCGATGTTTAccaagaagttgttggTAAGGTTGcaattgatgaaatcaTTCCATTCTTATTGAACAAATTGAAGGAACCAGAGAGCTCAGAATATGCCCTTTCTGCATTACAAGAAATCATGGCAACAAAATCAGAGGTCATCTTCCCAATTTTGATTCCAACGTTATTGAAACCACCAATCGATTCCTTCAAGGCAAATGCGTTAGGATCACTAGCAGAAGTTGCTGGTCCAGCCTTGTACAAACGTATCTCTACAATCATTAACTCTGTTGTCAACACTTTGATTGAAACGGATGACGAGGATACTAAACACTCATTAGAGGGAACTTTGGATAAGATTCTTTTGTCCGTTACTGACAATGAAGGTTTACATCCACTCTTACAGCAAATCATGGCATTGCTAAAACACGAAGATTCTTCTAAGAGAATTGTTATGCTAGAACGTCTTCCaaacttctttgataaCACTGTTTTAGATTACAGCATTTATACCACAGATATTGTCACTAACGCAATTTTGTCTTTGAATGAATCCGACTCGAGAATTGTGGAGGCTAACTTCCACGCATTAACCTCCTTGGTAAAGAACCAAGATAAACCAATGCTCGAGAAGTTGATCAAGCCTGCTAAACAAGCGCTATTGATGACTGGTAAACAAGGAGAAGATTTAGCTGCCTTCAAGTTAACAAAGGGTCCAAGCTGTGTTTTACCAATTTTCTTGCATGGTTTAATGTATGGTTCAGGAGACGAACGTGAAGCTTCCGCTTTAGCGATTGCGGACATTGTTTCAAAGACTCCAGCCGCTGGTCTAAAGTCCTACGTCACTGTGATTACAGGTCCTTTGATTCGTGTTGTTGGTGAAAGATTCAACAGTGACATCAAGGCAGCTATTTTGTTCGCATTGAACATATTGTTTGCTAAGATTCCTCAATTCTTGAGACCTTTCATTCctcaacttcaaagaaCATTCGTTAAATCTCTATCCGATCCAACAAACGAGGTTCTCCGCTTACGTGCTGCGAAGGCTCTAGGTACTCTTATTGAATACCAGCCTAGAGTTGATCCATTGATTGTTGAACTAGTAACTGGTGCTAAACAAAGTACTTCTGACGGTGTGAAGACAGCAATGTTGAAGGCGCTACTAGAAACAGTTTCTAAGGCAGGGTCGAAATTGAATCAATCTTCTAAATCTAACATATTGAATTTgatcgaagaagaaatgttATCTGCTAACGATAAATTAGCTGTTGCTTACGCAAAGCTAATTGGATCTTTGGCTAGTATCTTAACCACggaagaagcagagaaaATTTTGAGAAGTAAGGTGTTGGAGAGTTCTTTGACAGAAGATTCCGGTAAATTTGGTATTTTGACTTTGAACTCCTTCTTGAGAGATGCACCAGAACACATCTTCGGTACAGGTCTCATTGACGAATGTGTAGCTTACATGATCAATGCCGCTGAATCAACAAATGCTCACTTCAGTGACAACGGCTTAATCGCGATCGGTAAAGCTTTGTTGCTTGAAGGAGAAACTAAGTCACCATACTCTTCTGGAGACGTTAAAGAACCTTTCCATCTTGGCGAAGAAAACATACAGAAAATGGTTTCTGAATTGGCAAAATCCATGTTAAAACCAAACAGCAACTCTTTGGATAGCAGAAGACTAGCTTTGGTTGTAGTTAGAACGTTAGCCAGATTCAAGTTCGAAGAAGCTATTCACTCCAACTATGACATTTTGGGCCCATCCGTCTTCTCCTGCTTACGTGATCCAATCATTCCAATCAAATTAGCTGCTGAAAAGGCCTATCTAGCGATGTTCcatcttgttgaagaagaaggtatGGAAACATTCAATTCATGGTTCTCTAAGTTGGAAGGTTCCACTGTTTCTAACAGTATTGGCGATACTCTACAATTAAGATCCATCGGCGATTACACTAAAAGAGTCGGAAAGAGATTGGCTAgtgttgaaagagaaaagatcAGTGCTGGTGGTGATGCAGAAGCAATGTTCTCTGATAGATTTGAGGATGAAAACGAAATCTGGgctgttggtggtattgAATTAAATCCTGACGCCTAA
- the MRP7 gene encoding mitochondrial 54S ribosomal protein bL27m, translated as MFSSTWQQVPKFVVQQVRTATKRAAGSRTSMKDSAGRRLGPKKYEGQKTQVGEIIMRQRGTKFYPGENVGIGKDHTLFALEPGYVRYYLDPFHPGKKFIGVSLFEDVKLPLPHFEPRLRRFGKSVIEDEEKAAAEAAALPRKIYLIKDELIAKQKEREAKREALMKEYRKILVEELKLDVNEQELALALPYLVRWKTCLKNGFSEEDSQFNAFYYLEQDLKLRMRDEESASKLQDQLAVLKQVSSKLNESVSFNNKLELIKYISRDEKSKLKEQLIADLKAIDIKDKNSKKLVLSKFENAKNFLSLSEEVKLRRKFLKPVKPETKLEEPLKPSKKTITLRRYNYEAKTIDVVVRPKTDFLGKL; from the coding sequence ATGTTTTCTTCGACGTGGCAACAGGTTCCAAAGTTTGTGGTGCAGCAGGTGCGTACGGCCACCAAGCGTGCTGCTGGTTCTCGTACCAGTATGAAGGATTCTGCTGGTCGTCGTCTTGGACCTAAGAAATATGAGGGCCAGAAGACTCAGGTAGGTGAGATTATAATGAGACAGCGTGGTACGAAGTTTTATCCTGGAGAAAATGTTGGGATTGGTAAAGATCACACGCTTTTTGCGCTTGAACCTGGGTACGTCAGATACTATTTGGATCCATTCCATCCGGGCAAGAAGTTCATTGGGGTGTCATTATTTGAGGACGTGAAGCTTCCATTGCCACATTTCGAGCCTCGTTTGAGAAGATTTGGGAAGAGTGTGATTGAGGACGAGGAGAAGGCTGCAGCTGAAGCAGCAGCGTTGCCAAGAAAGATTTACTTGATTAAAGACGAGTTGATTGCGAAGCAAAAGGAGCGTGAGGCCAAGCGCGAGGCGTTGATGAAGGAGTACAGGAAGATACTAGTTGAGGAGTTGAAACTGGACGTGAATGAGCAGGAattggctttggctttgcCATATCTTGTCAGGTGGAAGACATGTTTGAAGAACGGGTTTTCCGAGGAGGACAGCCAGTTCAATGCATTCTACTATCTAGAGCAAGATTTGAAGCTAAGGATGAGGGACGAAGAGTCTGCTTCCAAGTTGCAGGACCAGCTGGCTGTTTTGAAGCAGGTGTCTAGCAAATTGAACGAATCTGTatccttcaacaacaaattaGAGCTGATCAAGTACATTTCACGTGACGAGAAGAGCAAGCTCAAGGAGCAACTGATTGCGGACTTGAAGGCCATTGATatcaaggacaagaacaGCAAGAAGCTAGTTCTAAGCAAGTTTGAAAATGccaagaacttcttgtcGCTATCAGAGGAGGTGAAGTTGCGCagaaagttcttgaagCCCGTGAAGCCAGAGACCAAGTTGGAAGAGCCATTGAAGCCATCCAAGAAAACCATCACCTTGAGACGTTACAACTATGAAGCCAAGACGATCGACGTAGTAGTAAGACCGAAGACGGACTTCTTGGGGAAGTTGTAG
- the SGF29 gene encoding Sgf29p: protein MEDRWGIVVTQLQDLYKLNDVADFESLDPKNMNFHSMSVNQLSELQLSLENRHSVNEKMQNYCRELVENIAYIVEHYPVQQEIKSELEYGGVSGGGESSGGLTGGGVGAGGVAGESSSVGRSFWTSQFNPSEPIEVGSDVAYKSKKTGEWIQCICTKVSGDGLRFEVKDPEPDEFGKPGGIFKCNSKEILLIPPVTSKKSQLPNYPINTKVLARYPETTTFYPAIVCGSKRDGTCKLRFDGEEEIDKETEVERRLVLPFPSRK, encoded by the coding sequence ATGGAGGATCGCTGGGGAATTGTGGTGACACAATTGCAAGATCTGTACAAGCTTAACGATGTAGCTGATTTTGAGTCATTGGATCCAAAGAATATGAACTTCCACAGCATGAGTGTGAACCAATTGAGCGAGCTACAGTTGAGTTTGGAGAATAGACATTCTGTGAACGAAAAAATGCAGAATTATTGTCGCGAATTGGTGGAGAATATCGCGTATATAGTGGAACATTATCCGGTGCAACAAGAGATTAAGTCTGAGTTGGAATACGGGGGTGTTTCTGGCGGCGGAGAGTCTAGTGGTGGGTTGACGGGTGGTGGAGTAGGAGCAGGAGGTGTTGCTGGTGAGTCTTCGAGTGTTGGTAGATCTTTCTGGACTAGCCAGTTCAATCCTAGTGAGCCAATCGAGGTTGGGTCGGACGTAGCATacaaatcaaaaaagaCTGGAGAATGGATCCAGTGTATATGTACCAAGGTATCTGGGGACGGACTCCGGTTTGAGGTTAAGGATCCCGAGCCTGATGAGTTTGGGAAGCCAGGCGGTATATTTAAGTGTAACTCTAAGGAGATACTGCTGATTCCGCCGGTGACATCCAAGAAATCACAGTTACCCAACTATCCTATAAACACCAAGGTTTTAGCTAGATACCCTGAAACGACGACATTTTATCCTGCAATAGTGTGCGGGAGCAAGAGAGATGGTACCTGTAAACTACGATTCGATGGTGAGGAAGAGATAGATAAGGAAACGGAGGTGGAAAGAAGACTAGTGCTTCCTTTCCCTTCCAGGAAATAA